One window of Thalassovita mediterranea genomic DNA carries:
- a CDS encoding bifunctional folylpolyglutamate synthase/dihydrofolate synthase, whose protein sequence is MIDAQLGVETALKRFERYNPKDRILALDRLLVVLEELGNPHLDLPPVIHVGGTNGKGSTTAFIRAMAEAAGLSVHTSTSPHLVRFNERIRLAGKLIEDDYLVSCLERVEAALKGHRQITHFEAAQAASFLAFHETPADLLILEVGLGGRYDASNVIKAAACSVFCPIDLDHQAFLGNTITKIATDKAGILKPGCPAVSAIQNEEAKAALEAEAARTGNEIDFLTPDDLALIQPPLGLWGEHQFANAALAAKALKAANIQGITPKAIAQGAASARWPARMQRLSTGPVTALAGEKPVWLDGGHNPHAGRALSAVLDTLDSEEPAKRTMLVSAMLANKDARGFFAALNRPGLRVFTCPIDNNENSFTPEELANAAREAGAGAEAHQSFRAAMEAARAAGAERILICGSLYLAGKVLALNDELPD, encoded by the coding sequence TTGATCGACGCCCAGCTTGGCGTCGAAACGGCGCTCAAACGGTTCGAACGCTACAATCCCAAAGACCGTATCCTCGCGCTCGACCGGCTTCTGGTCGTGCTGGAGGAGCTTGGCAATCCGCATCTAGACCTTCCCCCCGTCATCCATGTCGGCGGCACGAATGGCAAAGGCTCCACCACGGCCTTCATCCGCGCCATGGCGGAGGCGGCGGGCCTTTCCGTCCACACATCAACCTCGCCGCATCTCGTCCGTTTCAATGAGCGGATCCGGCTTGCCGGCAAGCTGATCGAGGATGACTACCTCGTTTCCTGCCTCGAACGGGTCGAGGCCGCCCTCAAGGGCCATCGCCAGATCACCCATTTTGAGGCCGCCCAAGCCGCCAGTTTCCTCGCCTTCCATGAGACCCCGGCAGACCTCCTCATCCTCGAGGTCGGGCTTGGCGGGCGGTATGATGCCTCCAATGTCATCAAGGCCGCCGCCTGTAGTGTTTTCTGCCCCATCGACCTCGATCATCAGGCCTTTCTCGGCAATACGATCACCAAGATCGCGACCGACAAGGCGGGCATTCTGAAGCCCGGTTGCCCGGCCGTTTCCGCCATCCAGAACGAGGAGGCGAAAGCCGCGCTGGAGGCCGAAGCCGCCCGCACCGGCAATGAGATCGACTTCCTCACCCCCGATGACCTCGCCCTGATCCAGCCGCCGCTGGGCCTCTGGGGCGAGCACCAGTTTGCCAACGCCGCCCTCGCCGCAAAGGCACTGAAAGCCGCGAACATTCAGGGCATTACACCTAAGGCCATTGCCCAGGGCGCGGCCTCTGCCCGCTGGCCTGCCCGGATGCAGCGGCTCTCCACCGGCCCGGTCACCGCACTTGCCGGTGAGAAGCCGGTCTGGCTCGATGGCGGTCATAATCCCCATGCGGGACGGGCGCTTTCTGCCGTGCTCGACACGCTGGACAGCGAAGAGCCTGCCAAGCGGACCATGCTCGTCTCGGCCATGCTGGCCAACAAGGATGCGCGCGGCTTTTTCGCCGCCCTAAACCGGCCCGGCCTTCGCGTCTTTACCTGCCCCATCGACAATAATGAGAACAGTTTTACGCCCGAGGAGCTCGCCAATGCAGCCCGCGAGGCGGGAGCGGGCGCTGAGGCCCATCAGAGCTTCCGCGCTGCGATGGAAGCGGCACGAGCAGCGGGCGCTGAGCGTATCCTCATCTGCGGCTCCCTCTATCTGGCGGGCAAGGTGCTGGCCCTCAATGATGAGCTGCCTGACTAG
- a CDS encoding SDR family oxidoreductase encodes MEPYQPLSRSIKGKTALITGAASGMGRATAHLFAHEGANVAVTDLKQDAVDKVVEEIKAAGFENVKGWAMDVGDGDAIKRVVKEAAEHFGGLEILVNNAGFAIPANVAEESYEDSWGPSINVMLTSHQRAIRAALPYMRKAKFGRIVNVASTEGLGATPGNSPYVAAKHGVIGLTRGLACDLGREEDMDITVNCICPGPIRTGITAGISEEHKTIYAKRRVPLRRYGIPEEVANMTLSVVLPAASFLNGVHIPVDGGLTIKNA; translated from the coding sequence ATGGAGCCGTACCAGCCGCTTTCCCGCTCGATCAAAGGCAAGACCGCCCTTATCACCGGCGCCGCCTCCGGCATGGGCCGGGCGACCGCTCACCTCTTTGCCCATGAAGGCGCGAATGTCGCCGTGACCGACCTCAAACAGGACGCCGTCGACAAGGTCGTGGAAGAGATCAAGGCCGCCGGCTTCGAGAACGTCAAAGGCTGGGCCATGGATGTCGGCGATGGGGACGCCATCAAGCGCGTCGTCAAGGAAGCTGCCGAGCATTTCGGCGGCCTCGAAATCCTCGTCAACAATGCTGGTTTCGCCATTCCGGCCAATGTCGCCGAGGAAAGCTATGAGGATAGCTGGGGCCCGAGCATCAACGTCATGCTGACCAGCCACCAGCGCGCCATCCGCGCGGCCCTGCCCTATATGCGCAAGGCAAAGTTTGGCCGCATCGTGAACGTCGCCTCCACTGAAGGCCTCGGCGCGACCCCCGGAAACTCGCCTTACGTCGCTGCCAAGCATGGCGTCATCGGCCTGACCCGCGGTCTCGCCTGCGACCTTGGCCGCGAGGAAGACATGGACATCACCGTCAACTGCATCTGCCCCGGCCCCATCCGCACCGGCATCACCGCTGGCATCTCCGAAGAGCACAAGACCATCTACGCCAAGCGCCGCGTGCCGCTCCGCCGTTACGGCATCCCGGAGGAAGTCGCCAATATGACGCTCTCAGTCGTGCTGCCAGCCGCAAGCTTCCTCAACGGCGTCCACATCCCGGTCGATGGCGGCCTGACGATCAAGAATGCTTGA
- the trxA gene encoding thioredoxin, with protein sequence MAAETITDDNFEDAVAGDKPVVVDFWAEWCGPCKQMSPHLEAVAEEMADKVKIAKINVDENPVAASKFGVRGLPTLMMFKDGKVTATHLGAMSKQRIAEWIKESA encoded by the coding sequence ATGGCCGCCGAAACGATTACAGACGACAATTTCGAAGACGCCGTAGCCGGTGACAAGCCGGTCGTGGTCGACTTCTGGGCCGAGTGGTGCGGCCCGTGTAAGCAGATGTCCCCCCACCTCGAAGCCGTGGCTGAGGAAATGGCCGACAAGGTGAAGATCGCCAAGATCAATGTCGACGAAAACCCCGTCGCCGCCTCCAAATTTGGCGTGCGCGGCCTGCCAACCCTGATGATGTTCAAGGACGGCAAAGTCACCGCCACCCATCTCGGCGCGATGTCCAAACAACGCATCGCCGAATGGATCAAGGAAAGCGCGTAA
- the addA gene encoding double-strand break repair helicase AddA, which produces MTDVIDFPSPYARAQKAQADAALPDRSAWVEAHAGSGKTKVLIDRVARLLLRRDGGRPGAAPDTILCVTYTKAAANEMLGRLFRTLGSWSVADDATLRDKLAELEHRPADTYEASDLDAARALFAQALETPGGLRIETIHAFCARILRRFPLEAHVSPGFTEIEDREADELWTDALREQILHAADTNPDALAALSEAGGGLGASVILSALRSVTTDLTGRDPETLKADVKAALNAPDESAAELVENAMGCDLPRADIQSIVSILSGETSLKKTDADLLDKLVDCLSARPAEDRFETYCSLFLTQAGDWKKSNPYTKAIGDLCPEATALYQMKDGDGSEAFRIRNLLERLKARRAFETTAALIDVGLPVLSGYASGKRARAALDFDDLIERTKSLLTAPGIAEWVLYKLDGGLNHILLDEAQDTSPSQWVLINALVTEFRAGMGAERAVDPRTQFTVGDKKQSIYSFQGADPERFLQEKQAFIGAEESRHGQANLPDMTMSFRSTPEVLGFVDAVFNQDSFAGDPFSDMPPDEADALTHVAKRSDEAGRVDLWPITPHTEEEEGDPWDAPLDHISESSPKNKLAKQVAAEIRRMVDAGEPVWRKGEPQGARPEDFLILVRKRGALFNALIRALKDEKLPVAGADRLVLLDHIGVQDCLNLIRFALFPSDDLTLAEILRGPFCGLIDDDNHLFPLAYKRKNESLWDRLQAATDTVFAPARTFCEDLLAHRHLPAFDFLSRALTTRREDGLSGWDRLIQRLGEPARDPVSALIDRALGYDMGEAASLQLFLAEIESDTSQLKRDLAEANGEIRVMTVHGAKGLQAPIVILPDTTGAEKADTNGLFMLEGGIPVYSKRASEDPPVIAARRLARQTAQARESRRLLYVALTRAEDRLIIAGAHHGSKSGAGYGDTSWYALCRQGMLSLTGGDGGDADETLTYGEVQPAVTPDSGASAAPPAAPLWTKQQAPGTGPTTRIRAPSRLLTDTAPVSKPFGPARAAALKRGKLIHTLLQYLPELAPDAREAAARTWLDRHAELDDTARAEILAVTLRTLSDDSFSHVFATGGRSEAAIVGEIETASGATIINGRVDRLVVSDTEVLIIDYKTDRPAPARVEDVDASYIAQMAAYTHILSETWPRRTVRAGLLYTDGPVLFELPTSLLQNSLERLAGRL; this is translated from the coding sequence ATGACTGATGTGATCGACTTTCCATCCCCCTATGCCCGCGCGCAGAAGGCGCAGGCCGACGCCGCCCTGCCGGACCGCTCCGCCTGGGTCGAGGCACATGCAGGCTCCGGCAAGACCAAGGTCCTGATCGACCGCGTCGCGCGCCTGCTCCTTCGCCGCGATGGCGGCCGCCCCGGCGCCGCGCCAGACACGATCCTCTGCGTCACCTACACCAAGGCCGCCGCGAACGAGATGCTCGGCCGCCTCTTCCGCACGCTCGGCAGCTGGTCCGTCGCCGACGATGCGACCTTGCGCGACAAGCTTGCCGAGCTCGAGCACCGCCCGGCTGACACCTACGAGGCCAGCGACCTCGACGCCGCCCGCGCCCTGTTTGCGCAGGCCCTCGAAACACCCGGCGGTCTCCGCATCGAGACCATCCACGCTTTTTGCGCGCGCATCCTCCGCCGTTTCCCGCTGGAAGCCCACGTCTCCCCGGGTTTCACCGAGATTGAGGACCGCGAGGCTGACGAACTCTGGACCGACGCGCTGCGTGAGCAGATCCTCCACGCCGCTGACACGAATCCAGACGCCCTCGCCGCCCTCTCCGAAGCTGGCGGCGGCCTCGGCGCATCGGTCATTCTCTCAGCGCTGCGCAGCGTCACCACAGACCTCACCGGCCGCGACCCCGAAACGCTGAAAGCCGACGTCAAAGCAGCCCTCAATGCCCCGGATGAAAGCGCCGCCGAACTCGTCGAGAACGCGATGGGCTGCGACCTCCCGCGCGCCGACATCCAGTCCATCGTCTCCATCCTCTCCGGCGAGACCAGCCTGAAAAAGACCGACGCCGACCTCCTGGACAAGCTGGTCGACTGCCTCTCAGCCCGCCCCGCTGAAGACCGGTTCGAGACTTATTGCAGCCTCTTCCTCACCCAGGCTGGCGACTGGAAAAAGTCCAACCCCTACACCAAGGCGATCGGCGACCTCTGCCCCGAAGCCACCGCCCTCTACCAGATGAAGGACGGCGACGGCAGCGAAGCTTTCCGCATTCGCAACCTGCTGGAGCGCCTGAAAGCCCGCCGCGCCTTTGAGACAACCGCCGCGCTGATCGATGTCGGACTGCCCGTCCTCTCCGGCTACGCATCAGGAAAGCGCGCCCGCGCCGCCCTCGATTTCGATGACCTGATCGAGCGCACCAAAAGCCTCCTCACCGCCCCCGGCATTGCCGAATGGGTGCTCTACAAGCTCGATGGCGGGCTCAACCACATCCTCCTCGATGAGGCGCAGGACACCAGCCCCAGCCAGTGGGTGCTGATCAACGCCCTCGTGACCGAGTTTCGCGCCGGAATGGGTGCAGAGCGCGCCGTCGACCCGCGCACCCAGTTCACTGTCGGCGACAAGAAACAGTCCATCTACTCCTTCCAGGGCGCCGACCCTGAACGCTTCCTGCAGGAGAAGCAGGCCTTCATCGGCGCCGAAGAGTCCCGCCACGGACAGGCAAACCTGCCGGACATGACCATGTCCTTCCGCTCGACGCCGGAAGTGCTCGGCTTCGTCGATGCGGTCTTCAATCAGGATAGTTTCGCAGGCGACCCCTTCTCCGACATGCCGCCCGATGAGGCCGACGCGCTCACCCATGTCGCCAAACGCAGCGATGAGGCCGGGCGCGTCGATCTCTGGCCGATCACGCCGCACACTGAGGAAGAAGAAGGCGACCCGTGGGACGCCCCGCTCGACCATATCAGCGAGAGCTCTCCCAAGAACAAACTCGCCAAACAGGTCGCCGCAGAGATCCGCCGCATGGTCGATGCGGGTGAGCCTGTCTGGCGCAAAGGCGAGCCGCAAGGCGCCCGCCCCGAAGACTTCCTCATCCTGGTGCGCAAACGCGGCGCGCTCTTCAACGCCCTCATCCGCGCCCTCAAGGATGAGAAGCTCCCCGTCGCGGGTGCAGACCGGCTCGTCCTGCTCGACCATATCGGCGTGCAGGACTGCCTGAACCTCATTCGCTTTGCCCTCTTCCCCTCCGATGACCTGACCCTCGCCGAGATACTGCGCGGCCCCTTCTGCGGCCTCATCGATGACGACAATCACCTCTTCCCGCTCGCCTATAAGCGAAAGAATGAAAGCCTGTGGGACCGGCTTCAGGCCGCGACTGACACTGTCTTTGCGCCGGCACGCACCTTCTGCGAGGACCTCCTCGCCCACCGCCACCTGCCCGCTTTCGACTTTCTCTCCCGCGCCCTGACGACGCGCCGCGAGGACGGCCTCTCAGGCTGGGACCGTCTCATCCAGCGCCTCGGAGAGCCTGCCCGCGACCCGGTCAGCGCCCTTATCGACCGCGCGCTCGGCTATGACATGGGCGAGGCCGCCAGCCTCCAGCTTTTCCTCGCCGAGATCGAAAGCGACACCAGCCAGCTCAAACGCGACCTTGCCGAGGCCAATGGCGAAATCCGCGTGATGACCGTCCACGGCGCCAAGGGCCTGCAGGCGCCCATCGTCATCCTGCCGGACACAACCGGCGCAGAAAAAGCCGATACGAACGGGCTCTTCATGCTGGAAGGTGGCATCCCGGTCTATTCCAAACGCGCCTCCGAAGACCCGCCGGTCATCGCCGCCCGCCGCCTTGCCCGACAGACCGCGCAGGCCCGCGAGTCCCGCCGCCTTCTCTATGTGGCACTCACCCGCGCAGAAGACCGGCTCATCATTGCGGGCGCCCATCATGGCTCAAAATCTGGCGCAGGCTATGGCGACACCTCATGGTACGCCCTCTGCCGGCAGGGCATGCTGTCGCTGACAGGCGGCGATGGCGGAGATGCCGACGAGACCCTCACCTATGGCGAGGTCCAGCCCGCCGTCACGCCAGATAGCGGCGCCAGCGCGGCCCCGCCTGCCGCCCCCCTCTGGACGAAACAGCAAGCCCCCGGCACTGGCCCCACCACCCGCATCCGCGCGCCCAGCCGCCTGCTGACCGACACCGCCCCCGTCTCGAAACCCTTCGGCCCGGCCCGCGCCGCCGCCCTCAAACGCGGCAAGCTCATCCACACCCTGCTGCAATACCTGCCAGAGCTCGCCCCCGATGCCCGCGAGGCCGCCGCCCGCACCTGGTTAGACCGCCACGCAGAGCTCGATGACACCGCCCGCGCTGAGATCCTCGCCGTCACCCTCCGCACGCTCAGCGATGACAGTTTCAGCCACGTTTTCGCCACTGGCGGGCGCTCCGAAGCCGCCATTGTCGGCGAAATCGAGACCGCCTCTGGTGCCACCATCATCAATGGCCGGGTCGACCGCCTCGTCGTCAGCGACACAGAAGTCCTCATCATCGACTACAAGACAGACCGCCCCGCCCCGGCGCGGGTGGAGGATGTCGACGCGTCCTATATCGCCCAGATGGCGGCCTATACGCACATCCTGTCTGAGACCTGGCCAAGGCGCACCGTCCGCGCGGGCCTGCTCTACACAGACGGCCCCGTCCTCTTCGAACTCCCTACCAGCTTATTGCAGAACTCATTGGAGCGTTTAGCTGGCCGCCTTTGA
- the addB gene encoding double-strand break repair protein AddB, whose amino-acid sequence MAEVLRRMSGPGLFAPGAPRLRTIPPGANFLNELARALVEEKDAAAHPDALADDLIYVPNRRSARALALAIYRAAGVKTLLMPEIRPLGDLENDEPPPGVESALADLPPALSGAERLGQLSRLVSAYYEKQDTPVPPASALAAAGELARLLDQAALSGGINWDLLDTLVEERQLAVHWQQSVEFLKIITQAWPASLEDQQRMDPYARRLAAAEATAASWRDRPPRGDVIIAGSTGADPSAFALMTAALHLPRALIVLPGLDRDLTRASMDQIVETPSHPQAALARTLDRLGYLPDEVAPWPGLKDSNEARARRALIHEALAPASETAGWLTRLDELAGARSRADFARDGFSGLTLLEAADEQDEAWCAALLLRETLEREGETAALVTPDAGLARRVSSLMKHWGVDLAPSGGTPLLQTRSGSLAALTMDWASDPTHPALMLAVLKHRQVTPTDDLDTLERYTLRGPRRWEDFEGLEIHIDRLDKEARHQAALRGRPEPYFAAPSHRIIADLQQRLVSAGLGPDGEAISGRRFLEAVSDLMADLGDAPLPWAGEDGAALSTAMRDFADICDSLEPAPAEIWAELFKSYCQTISVRDAGGDHPRLAIWGPLEARLQSADRLILAGLNEDVWPKQPPPDAFLPRNFRKKLGLADPDERIGLSAHDFAQMAAAPNVTLISARRRDDAPAVASRWIWRLTTLARGALGEEEAARVLEPSEGADPRDWLTSLREAPALPEGYTSEPRPTPALEARPRKLSVTRIEDLIRDPYKIYAQQVLGLYPLDPLDMPVDARPRGTAIHAALEKFEDEDVEKSADSLVALIEEELRSAGELEEIILGGVSVRRKVAAEYLDWRAGRLHLIAGHVHTEISGQTDLTAPAMPEGRFTVTANADRVERHQDGSIAILDFKTGDPPSEKQVRSGLNPQMPLSAIIALGDGFAVKDDTKLRSDSVSALTYVRFGSKFAVRNIGDGTGRSIPEKPLEEIIEETRAGVTQLIARFADPAHPYVSMPRPVWATYASDYARLARRDEWISESGDD is encoded by the coding sequence GTGGCTGAGGTGCTTCGGCGCATGAGCGGGCCCGGCCTATTTGCTCCCGGCGCGCCGCGACTTCGAACCATCCCGCCCGGCGCGAACTTCCTGAATGAACTTGCGCGCGCCCTTGTCGAGGAAAAGGACGCCGCCGCCCATCCCGACGCGCTGGCCGATGATCTGATCTATGTGCCGAACCGACGGTCTGCCCGCGCGCTCGCCCTCGCCATCTATCGCGCGGCAGGCGTCAAGACGCTGCTCATGCCAGAGATCCGCCCGCTCGGTGACCTCGAAAACGATGAGCCGCCCCCAGGCGTTGAGTCGGCCCTTGCAGACCTGCCGCCCGCCCTGTCTGGCGCCGAACGCCTCGGCCAGCTCTCGCGGCTCGTCTCTGCCTATTACGAAAAGCAGGACACGCCGGTGCCGCCCGCCTCTGCGCTCGCTGCCGCTGGAGAGCTTGCCCGCCTGCTCGATCAGGCCGCGCTCAGCGGCGGCATCAACTGGGACCTTCTCGATACGTTGGTGGAAGAGCGACAGCTCGCCGTCCACTGGCAGCAATCAGTCGAATTCCTGAAAATCATTACCCAAGCCTGGCCCGCCAGCCTTGAAGACCAGCAGCGGATGGACCCCTATGCCCGCCGCCTTGCCGCAGCGGAGGCAACCGCCGCAAGCTGGCGCGATCGTCCGCCGCGCGGCGACGTCATTATCGCAGGCTCGACCGGCGCAGACCCATCCGCCTTCGCGCTGATGACGGCAGCCCTCCATTTGCCCCGCGCCCTCATCGTGCTGCCGGGTCTCGACCGCGACCTCACCCGCGCCTCCATGGACCAGATCGTCGAGACGCCAAGCCACCCGCAGGCCGCGCTCGCCCGCACGCTGGACCGGCTCGGCTACCTGCCCGACGAAGTCGCACCATGGCCGGGCCTGAAAGACAGCAATGAAGCCCGCGCCCGCCGCGCCCTGATCCACGAAGCCCTCGCCCCGGCCAGCGAAACCGCAGGCTGGCTGACCCGGCTGGATGAACTTGCAGGCGCCCGCTCGCGCGCAGACTTTGCCCGCGACGGCTTTTCCGGCCTCACCCTGCTTGAAGCCGCCGATGAGCAGGATGAGGCCTGGTGCGCCGCGCTGCTCCTGCGGGAGACGCTGGAGCGCGAGGGCGAAACCGCTGCCCTCGTGACGCCAGATGCAGGCCTTGCCCGGCGCGTTTCCTCCCTGATGAAGCATTGGGGCGTCGATCTTGCGCCGTCCGGCGGCACGCCGCTCCTGCAGACCCGCTCTGGCAGCCTTGCCGCCCTCACCATGGACTGGGCGAGCGACCCGACCCACCCCGCGCTCATGCTGGCCGTGCTGAAACACAGGCAGGTCACGCCCACCGACGACCTCGACACGCTGGAACGCTACACCCTGCGCGGCCCGCGCCGCTGGGAAGACTTCGAAGGCCTCGAAATCCATATCGACCGGCTCGATAAGGAAGCGCGTCATCAGGCAGCGCTGCGCGGGCGGCCAGAGCCCTACTTTGCCGCCCCGTCTCACCGCATCATCGCTGACCTCCAGCAGAGGCTCGTCAGCGCAGGGCTTGGCCCGGATGGCGAGGCCATTTCCGGCCGCCGCTTTCTCGAAGCCGTTAGCGATCTCATGGCAGACCTTGGCGATGCGCCGCTGCCCTGGGCGGGCGAGGATGGCGCAGCCCTCTCCACCGCGATGCGCGATTTTGCCGACATCTGCGACAGCCTTGAGCCTGCCCCCGCCGAAATCTGGGCAGAGCTTTTCAAATCCTACTGCCAGACCATCAGCGTTCGCGATGCCGGCGGCGACCATCCGCGCCTTGCCATCTGGGGCCCGCTTGAAGCTCGCCTGCAAAGCGCTGATCGGCTCATCCTCGCGGGCCTTAATGAGGATGTCTGGCCAAAACAGCCGCCACCAGACGCCTTCCTGCCCCGTAATTTCCGTAAGAAGCTCGGTCTTGCTGACCCCGATGAGCGTATCGGCCTTTCGGCGCACGACTTTGCGCAGATGGCTGCGGCCCCGAATGTCACCCTGATCAGCGCCCGGCGCCGGGATGACGCCCCAGCGGTCGCCTCGCGGTGGATATGGAGGCTGACGACGCTCGCTCGCGGTGCCCTCGGTGAGGAAGAGGCCGCCCGCGTCCTTGAGCCGTCAGAGGGCGCCGACCCGCGCGACTGGCTCACCTCGCTGCGCGAAGCACCTGCCCTGCCGGAGGGCTACACGTCAGAGCCACGCCCCACCCCGGCGCTTGAGGCGCGGCCCCGAAAACTCTCGGTCACCCGGATCGAAGACCTCATCCGTGACCCCTACAAGATCTACGCCCAGCAAGTGCTCGGCCTCTATCCGCTCGACCCGCTCGACATGCCGGTTGATGCCCGCCCGCGCGGCACCGCCATCCACGCCGCCCTCGAAAAGTTTGAGGATGAGGACGTCGAAAAATCGGCCGACAGTCTCGTCGCGCTCATCGAAGAAGAACTTCGCAGCGCTGGGGAACTTGAAGAGATCATCCTCGGCGGTGTGTCCGTCCGCAGGAAAGTCGCAGCTGAGTATCTCGACTGGCGCGCAGGTCGCCTTCACCTCATCGCCGGGCACGTCCACACCGAAATTTCCGGCCAGACAGACCTCACCGCCCCCGCCATGCCTGAGGGCCGCTTCACCGTCACCGCCAATGCTGACCGCGTGGAGCGCCATCAGGACGGCTCCATCGCCATCCTCGACTTCAAGACAGGCGATCCACCATCAGAGAAACAGGTGCGCTCAGGCCTCAACCCGCAAATGCCTCTCTCAGCCATCATCGCGCTTGGCGATGGGTTCGCCGTTAAGGACGACACCAAGCTTCGCAGCGACAGCGTCTCTGCGCTCACCTATGTCCGCTTCGGCTCAAAGTTCGCTGTCCGCAATATCGGCGATGGTACGGGGCGTTCCATCCCTGAAAAGCCCCTCGAAGAAATCATTGAGGAAACCCGCGCCGGCGTGACCCAGCTCATCGCGCGCTTTGCTGACCCGGCGCACCCTTATGTCAGCATGCCGCGCCCTGTCTGGGCGACCTATGCCTCCGACTATGCCCGCCTTGCCCGCCGCGATGAGTGGATATCGGAGAGCGGCGATGACTGA
- a CDS encoding nucleotidyltransferase family protein — MTIPHTAMILAAGLGTRMRPLTDTTAKPLIEVAGKRLMDRQIEPLIEAGVKRLVVNTHWCADQVEAHSRGIGGVEVVFSDEREEVLETGGAISKAASLLGEDPIFVVNTDAFWAPGDSAPLKALADTYDPANADEILLLADRERCLGFSGKGDFHLSDDGLITHRGDDPSAAWAYAGLRIAKPALYAEYPAEPFSAFRVWSGLLEKKRMQGLPLDRFWLHVGDPKSLKDAEMWLRCFGA, encoded by the coding sequence ATGACCATCCCCCACACCGCCATGATCCTCGCTGCAGGTCTCGGCACCCGCATGCGCCCGCTGACCGACACGACAGCCAAACCGCTGATCGAAGTCGCTGGCAAACGCCTCATGGACCGCCAGATCGAACCGCTCATTGAGGCAGGCGTGAAGCGCCTCGTCGTGAACACGCACTGGTGCGCCGATCAGGTGGAGGCCCATTCGCGCGGCATTGGCGGGGTCGAAGTCGTCTTCTCCGACGAACGCGAAGAAGTGCTCGAAACCGGCGGCGCTATCTCGAAAGCTGCCAGCCTTCTCGGCGAAGACCCGATTTTCGTCGTCAACACGGATGCATTCTGGGCACCGGGTGACAGCGCGCCGCTGAAGGCACTGGCCGACACATACGACCCGGCAAACGCCGATGAAATCCTGCTTCTGGCTGACCGTGAGCGCTGTCTCGGCTTTTCCGGAAAGGGCGATTTCCACCTGTCCGATGACGGCCTCATCACCCATCGCGGCGATGACCCGTCAGCGGCCTGGGCCTATGCGGGCCTGCGCATTGCAAAGCCTGCCCTCTATGCCGAATACCCGGCAGAGCCTTTCTCCGCCTTCCGCGTCTGGTCTGGCCTGCTTGAGAAAAAGCGGATGCAGGGCCTGCCGCTCGACCGGTTCTGGCTGCATGTCGGTGATCCGAAATCCCTCAAGGATGCCGAAATGTGGCTGAGGTGCTTCGGCGCATGA
- a CDS encoding phosphotransferase: MAKTGSLGSMGFDADRQAEIEAFLTRAGWADARLDWLNADASTRRYGRLSRADGEAALLMDAPLVEDDPCTPDMGHEERLAGGWNKQSRLAASRVEAFAAIGGWLRTNGFSAPEVLAGDAALGLAVIEDFGSQKEFARLIEKGADEVELYTAAAGALADLHALDIPKELTALERTWPILDFDTLALNVNASLFANWYPKFDPRMSLSDADRARWESELAALIERAQAFPRELTLRDYHAENLIWLPERDGRARVGLLDFQDAVVGWDAWDMAMLVQDARRPVSPAAQSAAIRTYLDRTGKAEADFLERLAIIGTLNALRIVGIFARLIERDGKARYKLFLPRQKQLLARNLEHPAAAGMAAFVADTAPFIFEEA, encoded by the coding sequence ATGGCGAAGACTGGCAGTCTCGGCTCCATGGGATTTGACGCAGACAGGCAGGCCGAGATCGAGGCCTTTCTCACCCGCGCCGGCTGGGCCGATGCGCGTCTCGACTGGCTGAATGCCGACGCCTCGACGCGCCGCTATGGCCGCCTGTCGCGCGCTGATGGCGAAGCCGCCCTCCTCATGGACGCCCCGCTGGTCGAGGATGATCCGTGCACCCCGGATATGGGCCACGAAGAACGTCTTGCTGGCGGCTGGAACAAGCAGTCCCGCCTTGCCGCCTCCCGCGTCGAAGCCTTTGCCGCCATCGGTGGCTGGCTGCGCACCAATGGCTTCAGTGCGCCGGAAGTGCTCGCGGGCGACGCCGCCCTCGGCCTCGCCGTCATTGAGGATTTCGGCAGCCAGAAAGAGTTCGCCCGCCTCATCGAGAAGGGGGCCGACGAGGTCGAACTCTACACCGCCGCCGCGGGCGCACTTGCAGACCTGCACGCCCTCGACATCCCGAAAGAACTCACCGCCCTCGAGCGGACATGGCCGATCCTCGATTTCGACACGCTGGCCCTCAATGTGAATGCCAGCCTGTTTGCCAACTGGTACCCGAAGTTCGACCCCCGCATGTCCCTCTCGGACGCCGACCGTGCGCGCTGGGAAAGCGAACTCGCTGCCCTGATAGAACGCGCGCAGGCCTTTCCGCGAGAGCTCACCTTGCGCGACTATCACGCCGAAAACCTGATCTGGCTCCCAGAGCGGGATGGCCGCGCCCGTGTCGGCTTGCTCGACTTTCAGGACGCCGTTGTCGGCTGGGACGCTTGGGACATGGCCATGCTGGTCCAGGACGCCCGCCGTCCCGTCTCCCCCGCCGCCCAATCGGCCGCCATCCGCACCTATCTCGACAGGACCGGCAAGGCAGAGGCTGACTTCCTCGAACGCCTCGCGATTATCGGCACGCTGAACGCGCTGCGCATCGTCGGCATCTTCGCCCGCCTGATCGAGCGCGACGGCAAGGCCCGCTACAAGCTCTTCCTGCCGCGCCAGAAACAGCTTCTGGCCCGCAACCTCGAACACCCCGCCGCCGCCGGCATGGCCGCCTTCGTCGCCGACACCGCCCCCTTCATTTTTGAGGAGGCGTAA